A section of the Maylandia zebra isolate NMK-2024a linkage group LG8, Mzebra_GT3a, whole genome shotgun sequence genome encodes:
- the chrm3b gene encoding muscarinic acetylcholine receptor M1 isoform X1 — protein sequence MIYSVFSFRCVMVKMNLTSSSDPVYFLTSRFPGMRDQPDTIIKADSAILGGSYQSMGNSADNRTLMLPPDEFNPLGGHTIWQVIIIVLLTGSLSLVTIVGNILVLVSFKVNKALKTVNNYYLLSLAFADLTIGTLSMNLYTTYIIMDQWALGPVVCDLWLAIDYVASNASVMNLLVISFDRYFSVTRPLTYRAKRTTKRAMTMIGLAWSISFILWAPAILFWQYIVGERTVQPNECYIQFLSEPIITFCTAIAAFYLPVTIMAILFWKIYQETEKRAKDVQGLKGSGSGNNPNQAPHERGSSGKKGGESTPNNQNISAAMLHQVRSQNYSSYGLNHLSSEKNNASLPGGVESRGKCNMFCFEISSLLPVHHASKRLNATSPPAEQSSCDSFNNNEAWDSEDQSGSEAEVDARSSKDGKKSRKGKENKEKYPLSTNISPRGSNAATSCSADLSPTAITMKDAAVAKRFASKAKTEISKRKNEKKANEKKAARTLSAILFAFITTWLPYNIMVLVNTFCQDCIPETLWALGYWLCYVNSTVNPMCYALCNKTFRTTFRDILMCQWNQRKNKPHFYQRQAVAFHKKDPM from the exons atgatttattctgttttttctttcagatgtGTCATGGTCAAAATGAACCTGACCTCCAGCTCTGATCCTGTCTACTTCCTTACCAGCAGATTTCCTGGTATGAGAGACCAGCCAGATACCATCATCAAAGCTGACTCTGCTATCTTAG GTGGCTCCTACCAGAGTATGGGCAATTCAGCAGATAACAGAACATTAATGCTGCCTCCAGATGAGTTTAATCCATTAGGAGGGCATACAATCTGGCAG GTCATCATAATTGTCCTCCTCACTGGATCACTTTCTCTTGTCACTATTGTTGGCAACATCCTAGTGTTGGTGTCGTTCAAGGTAAATAAGGCACTGAAGACAGTGAACAATTACTATCTGCTGAGCCTAGCCTTTGCTGACCTGACCATTGGAACGCTGTCTATGAATCTGTATACCACCTACATCATCATGGACCAGTGGGCCCTGGGACCAGTTGTTTGTGACCTGTGGCTTGCGATAGACTATGTGGCCAGTAATGCCTCTGTCATGAATCTGCTAGTCATCAGCTTTGACAG GTATTTTTCTGTGACCAGACCACTGACTTACCGGGCCAAGCGAACAACCAAGCGGGCCATGACCATGATTGGATTAGCCTGGTCTATCTCTTTTATTCTGTGGGCCCCAGCCATTCTGTTCTGGCAGTACATCGTGGGTGAGCGGACAGTACAGCCAAACGAGTGCTACATTCAGTTCTTGTCTGAGCCTATAATTACATTTTGTACAGCTATTGCTGCCTTCTACCTGCCAGTAACTATTATGGCAATCCTGTTCTGGAAGATCTATCAGGAGACAGAGAAGCGAGCTAAAGATGTACAGGGTCTCAAGGGATCTGGGTCAGGGAACAACCCAAATCAGGCTCCACATGAAAGGGGTAGTAGTGGAAAAAAAGGTGGAGAAAGTACACCCAACAACCAGAATATCTCAGCAGCTATGCTGCACCAGGTGAGGTCCCAAAACTACAGCAGCTATGGACTAAATCATTTGTCTTCTGAGAAGAACAACGCAAGCCTACCAGGAGGCGTAGAAAGTAGAGGGAAATGCAACATGTTCTGCTTTGAGATTTCATCTCTTCTGCCAGTTCACCATGCATCCAAGAGATTAAATGCCACATCACCACCAGCAGAACAGAGTAGCTGTGACAGCTTTAACAATAACGAGGCCTGGGATTCAGAAGACCAGTCAGGTTCAGAGGCAGAAGTCGATGCAAGATCTTCAAAAG atggTAAGAAGTCTAGAAAGGGGAaggaaaacaaggaaaaataTCCCCTGTCTACAAACATAAGTCCAAGAGGATCAAATGCAGCAACCTCCTGTTCTGCTGACCTGTCACCTACAGCTATCACCATGAAAGACGCTGCAGTGGCCAAACGCTTTGCCTCCAAGGCCAAGACGGAGATCAGCAAGCGCAAGAACgaaaaaaaggcaaatgagAAAAAAGCTGCAAGGACACTTAGCGCCATTCTGTTTGCCTTCATTACAACATGGTTACCATATAATATCATGGTTTTGGTCAATACTTTTTGTCAGGACTGTATCCCTGAAACTCTCTGGGCTCTGGGCTACTGGTTGTGTTATGTTAACAGCACAGTCAACCCCATGTGCTATGCCTTATGCAACAAGACCTTCAGGACAACCTTTAGAGATATTTTAATGTGTCAGTGGAATCAAAGAAAGAACAAGCCTCATTTTTATCAGAGACAGGCTGTGGCATTCCATAAGAAAGACCCCATGTAG
- the chrm3b gene encoding muscarinic acetylcholine receptor M1 isoform X2: MVKMNLTSSSDPVYFLTSRFPGMRDQPDTIIKADSAILGGSYQSMGNSADNRTLMLPPDEFNPLGGHTIWQVIIIVLLTGSLSLVTIVGNILVLVSFKVNKALKTVNNYYLLSLAFADLTIGTLSMNLYTTYIIMDQWALGPVVCDLWLAIDYVASNASVMNLLVISFDRYFSVTRPLTYRAKRTTKRAMTMIGLAWSISFILWAPAILFWQYIVGERTVQPNECYIQFLSEPIITFCTAIAAFYLPVTIMAILFWKIYQETEKRAKDVQGLKGSGSGNNPNQAPHERGSSGKKGGESTPNNQNISAAMLHQVRSQNYSSYGLNHLSSEKNNASLPGGVESRGKCNMFCFEISSLLPVHHASKRLNATSPPAEQSSCDSFNNNEAWDSEDQSGSEAEVDARSSKDGKKSRKGKENKEKYPLSTNISPRGSNAATSCSADLSPTAITMKDAAVAKRFASKAKTEISKRKNEKKANEKKAARTLSAILFAFITTWLPYNIMVLVNTFCQDCIPETLWALGYWLCYVNSTVNPMCYALCNKTFRTTFRDILMCQWNQRKNKPHFYQRQAVAFHKKDPM, encoded by the exons ATGGTCAAAATGAACCTGACCTCCAGCTCTGATCCTGTCTACTTCCTTACCAGCAGATTTCCTGGTATGAGAGACCAGCCAGATACCATCATCAAAGCTGACTCTGCTATCTTAG GTGGCTCCTACCAGAGTATGGGCAATTCAGCAGATAACAGAACATTAATGCTGCCTCCAGATGAGTTTAATCCATTAGGAGGGCATACAATCTGGCAG GTCATCATAATTGTCCTCCTCACTGGATCACTTTCTCTTGTCACTATTGTTGGCAACATCCTAGTGTTGGTGTCGTTCAAGGTAAATAAGGCACTGAAGACAGTGAACAATTACTATCTGCTGAGCCTAGCCTTTGCTGACCTGACCATTGGAACGCTGTCTATGAATCTGTATACCACCTACATCATCATGGACCAGTGGGCCCTGGGACCAGTTGTTTGTGACCTGTGGCTTGCGATAGACTATGTGGCCAGTAATGCCTCTGTCATGAATCTGCTAGTCATCAGCTTTGACAG GTATTTTTCTGTGACCAGACCACTGACTTACCGGGCCAAGCGAACAACCAAGCGGGCCATGACCATGATTGGATTAGCCTGGTCTATCTCTTTTATTCTGTGGGCCCCAGCCATTCTGTTCTGGCAGTACATCGTGGGTGAGCGGACAGTACAGCCAAACGAGTGCTACATTCAGTTCTTGTCTGAGCCTATAATTACATTTTGTACAGCTATTGCTGCCTTCTACCTGCCAGTAACTATTATGGCAATCCTGTTCTGGAAGATCTATCAGGAGACAGAGAAGCGAGCTAAAGATGTACAGGGTCTCAAGGGATCTGGGTCAGGGAACAACCCAAATCAGGCTCCACATGAAAGGGGTAGTAGTGGAAAAAAAGGTGGAGAAAGTACACCCAACAACCAGAATATCTCAGCAGCTATGCTGCACCAGGTGAGGTCCCAAAACTACAGCAGCTATGGACTAAATCATTTGTCTTCTGAGAAGAACAACGCAAGCCTACCAGGAGGCGTAGAAAGTAGAGGGAAATGCAACATGTTCTGCTTTGAGATTTCATCTCTTCTGCCAGTTCACCATGCATCCAAGAGATTAAATGCCACATCACCACCAGCAGAACAGAGTAGCTGTGACAGCTTTAACAATAACGAGGCCTGGGATTCAGAAGACCAGTCAGGTTCAGAGGCAGAAGTCGATGCAAGATCTTCAAAAG atggTAAGAAGTCTAGAAAGGGGAaggaaaacaaggaaaaataTCCCCTGTCTACAAACATAAGTCCAAGAGGATCAAATGCAGCAACCTCCTGTTCTGCTGACCTGTCACCTACAGCTATCACCATGAAAGACGCTGCAGTGGCCAAACGCTTTGCCTCCAAGGCCAAGACGGAGATCAGCAAGCGCAAGAACgaaaaaaaggcaaatgagAAAAAAGCTGCAAGGACACTTAGCGCCATTCTGTTTGCCTTCATTACAACATGGTTACCATATAATATCATGGTTTTGGTCAATACTTTTTGTCAGGACTGTATCCCTGAAACTCTCTGGGCTCTGGGCTACTGGTTGTGTTATGTTAACAGCACAGTCAACCCCATGTGCTATGCCTTATGCAACAAGACCTTCAGGACAACCTTTAGAGATATTTTAATGTGTCAGTGGAATCAAAGAAAGAACAAGCCTCATTTTTATCAGAGACAGGCTGTGGCATTCCATAAGAAAGACCCCATGTAG